From the Paenibacillus sp. FSL H8-0548 genome, one window contains:
- a CDS encoding redox-sensing transcriptional repressor Rex: protein MKQTKISEAVVRRLPIYLQVLNEMHSREIQTISSQDLGVKLDLNPAQIRKDLAYFGEFGRKGVGYDVVYLIEKIRQILKVDRTIKVALVGAGNLGHALCNYNKYSKDNMQITAVFDDHPDKIGSSINNLTVQPMSALIQTVSEQKIRIGIITVPAHEAQSVANQFVNAGVEGILNFAPAILRVPDEIRIQNADFTKELLSLAYYLVREGELNNESDLD from the coding sequence ATGAAGCAGACGAAAATATCGGAGGCTGTTGTGAGAAGGCTGCCGATTTATCTTCAAGTATTAAACGAAATGCATAGTCGTGAAATTCAAACCATTTCTTCACAGGATCTAGGCGTTAAGCTTGATTTGAATCCCGCTCAAATTAGGAAGGACCTTGCCTATTTTGGCGAGTTTGGCCGTAAGGGCGTAGGATATGATGTCGTATATCTGATCGAGAAGATTCGTCAAATATTAAAGGTTGATCGGACAATCAAGGTTGCTTTGGTAGGGGCCGGCAACCTTGGTCACGCTTTGTGCAATTATAATAAATATTCGAAAGATAATATGCAAATTACGGCTGTATTCGACGATCATCCAGACAAGATCGGATCGAGTATTAATAATTTGACGGTTCAACCCATGAGTGCGTTAATCCAAACGGTTTCTGAGCAGAAAATTCGCATAGGCATTATTACTGTGCCCGCTCATGAGGCGCAAAGTGTTGCGAATCAGTTCGTAAATGCAGGTGTGGAAGGGATACTTAATTTTGCACCTGCTATTTTGCGCGTACCGGACGAAATCAGAATACAAAATGCCGATTTTACGAAGGAATTACTTAGCTTGGCATATTATTTAGTGAGAGAGGGAGAGCTGAACAATGAGTCAGATTTGGATTGA
- the dinG gene encoding ATP-dependent DNA helicase DinG, whose translation MKFAVLDLETTGHSSEDDILQVGLVIVSDELEIIDTFNSFVRPNIPIPAFITQLTGIDEAVVADAPTLKEVIKKLVPLLEDTVLVAHNVGFDAGFLNQALGRCGKRSFAGRRLDTIELLRILYPTINTYQLGAVSEIFGIPHDQHHRADSDAKATALLLIESVKKLRKMPLLTLQRLSALVDDGSDLSWFIKHTQQQMEYSTVFESNEYDYFNQFALKVREWSDEQPPRSGSSNALPLTDVSFDNYLADVRERFLQKFENYEEREAQVAMFQEVYSALNQNQHLLIEAGTGTGKSLGYLIPALYYGIQNGKKVVVSTHTINLQEQLRQRDLPLLEEILPFEFKASIFKGRGNYLCLRKFEGKINTKDLVSPIEDTVTAAQMVVWLGETETGDQEELNFGNKGADFWSTVASDTDSCLNRACPWFKRCFYHRAKHESNIADVTITNHSMLFTDIQADHRLLPAYTHLIIDEAHHVEEVAGKHLGMQINYFTLTQAVVRLFKDNRSGLLPALRQKLMYEDDAHQASWLETIDTVIPIFQEIKEHWDKLFEMFYSFTSTSSDGPTENGQSVCRLKKNELPASWEDGVTVEGNLHTELNRVIRTVDKMVTDIKDRVDDTSIQAIITDLNGATRDLSRLKDELRTFIKLDLADSVFWIEANNVYRYRSVQLYGVPVDVSAQLQKYFFDVKESIVLTSATLTVQKSFQYAAEQLGLVGYEELGRLKTVQLPSPFNYREQALVVIPRNFPILKGAAVDDKYMEMLVNSLADSAKETKGRMLVLFTSYRMLKQVYEPLKEKLSMAGIQVLGQGIDSGNRTKLTRRFRQTPESVLLGTSSFWEGVDIPGEALICLAIVRLPFQPPNHPLVEAKAEMLQRQKQNPFMKLSIPQAVIRFKQGFGRLVRTTQDKGIVIIYDTRIIDTFYGKHFLYSLPGPKIETMHSDQMVLRMREWLSDGNHAEPLSIKEASSVEEDKR comes from the coding sequence ATGAAATTTGCAGTATTGGATTTAGAAACGACGGGACATAGCTCGGAGGATGACATTTTGCAGGTTGGGCTTGTCATTGTTTCCGATGAGCTGGAAATTATCGATACGTTTAATTCCTTTGTTCGGCCTAACATCCCGATACCGGCTTTCATTACACAATTAACGGGCATTGATGAAGCGGTCGTTGCGGATGCACCAACTCTTAAAGAAGTGATAAAGAAGTTAGTTCCGTTGTTAGAGGATACCGTGCTCGTTGCCCATAATGTCGGCTTTGATGCCGGCTTCTTGAACCAAGCACTAGGACGCTGTGGCAAACGTTCCTTTGCTGGTCGCAGGCTAGACACAATTGAACTGCTTCGCATTTTATATCCAACAATAAATACGTACCAGCTTGGAGCTGTTTCCGAGATTTTCGGTATACCGCATGATCAGCATCACCGTGCCGACAGCGATGCGAAGGCAACCGCATTATTGCTGATCGAATCGGTAAAAAAGCTTCGCAAAATGCCGCTGCTCACTTTGCAGCGGCTATCTGCGCTTGTAGATGACGGCAGTGACCTTAGCTGGTTTATTAAGCATACTCAGCAGCAAATGGAGTACAGCACGGTGTTCGAATCGAACGAATACGATTACTTTAATCAATTCGCCCTCAAGGTTCGGGAATGGAGCGATGAGCAGCCACCGCGCTCAGGCAGCAGCAACGCTTTGCCGCTGACGGATGTCTCCTTTGATAATTATTTGGCTGACGTAAGAGAGCGTTTCCTCCAGAAGTTTGAGAATTACGAGGAAAGAGAAGCACAAGTAGCCATGTTTCAAGAAGTTTATAGTGCTCTCAATCAAAATCAGCATCTGCTTATTGAAGCAGGTACAGGCACAGGGAAATCGCTCGGCTATTTGATCCCCGCGTTATATTACGGAATCCAGAACGGGAAAAAAGTCGTAGTCAGCACTCATACCATCAATTTGCAGGAGCAGCTTCGTCAGCGTGACCTGCCCTTGCTTGAAGAAATTTTGCCTTTTGAGTTCAAAGCGTCCATATTTAAAGGCAGAGGGAATTACTTATGTCTGCGTAAGTTTGAGGGGAAAATTAATACGAAGGATTTAGTGTCTCCGATTGAAGACACGGTTACGGCTGCGCAAATGGTCGTATGGCTAGGTGAAACGGAGACGGGAGATCAGGAGGAGCTGAACTTTGGCAACAAAGGGGCTGATTTTTGGTCGACGGTTGCGAGTGATACCGATTCTTGCCTAAACAGAGCCTGTCCATGGTTCAAGAGATGCTTCTACCACAGAGCGAAGCATGAATCGAATATCGCAGATGTTACGATTACGAATCATTCGATGCTGTTCACAGACATTCAAGCCGATCATCGATTACTTCCTGCATACACACATCTCATTATTGATGAAGCACATCATGTTGAAGAAGTTGCCGGTAAACATCTTGGCATGCAAATTAATTATTTTACGCTGACTCAAGCGGTTGTTCGGTTATTTAAAGATAACCGCTCAGGGCTGCTGCCAGCACTGCGTCAGAAGCTTATGTACGAGGATGATGCGCATCAAGCTTCATGGCTGGAAACCATTGATACCGTAATTCCTATTTTCCAAGAAATCAAGGAGCATTGGGATAAGCTCTTCGAGATGTTTTATAGCTTTACCTCTACCTCATCCGATGGCCCTACGGAAAACGGACAGTCTGTATGCCGCTTGAAGAAGAACGAGCTGCCAGCAAGCTGGGAAGATGGAGTAACAGTTGAAGGCAATCTTCATACCGAGCTTAATCGGGTAATCCGAACCGTGGATAAAATGGTAACCGACATTAAGGATCGTGTTGATGATACGAGCATTCAAGCGATTATTACCGATCTAAACGGTGCAACTCGTGATTTATCACGTCTTAAGGATGAGCTGCGCACGTTTATTAAGCTTGACCTCGCGGATTCTGTTTTTTGGATTGAAGCGAACAATGTGTATCGCTACCGTTCGGTGCAATTGTATGGTGTTCCTGTAGACGTTAGTGCTCAGCTACAAAAGTACTTTTTCGACGTCAAGGAAAGCATCGTTCTAACGTCTGCAACGCTAACCGTTCAAAAATCATTTCAATATGCAGCAGAGCAGCTTGGATTAGTAGGGTATGAAGAGCTGGGGAGATTAAAAACAGTGCAGCTGCCATCTCCCTTTAATTATAGAGAACAAGCGCTTGTCGTCATTCCAAGAAACTTCCCTATCTTAAAGGGAGCGGCTGTAGATGACAAGTATATGGAAATGCTCGTAAATTCTCTTGCAGACTCCGCTAAGGAAACGAAAGGCAGAATGCTTGTGCTGTTCACTTCCTATCGTATGCTCAAGCAGGTTTACGAACCGCTTAAAGAGAAGCTGAGCATGGCAGGCATTCAAGTTTTGGGTCAAGGTATCGACAGCGGAAATCGGACAAAGCTTACAAGACGTTTTAGACAAACGCCGGAATCGGTACTGCTTGGCACGAGCAGCTTCTGGGAGGGCGTAGATATTCCAGGAGAAGCGCTAATTTGTTTAGCTATTGTCAGGCTGCCATTCCAACCGCCGAATCATCCATTAGTAGAGGCGAAGGCAGAGATGCTTCAGCGGCAAAAGCAAAATCCTTTCATGAAGCTGTCCATCCCACAAGCTGTCATTCGCTTTAAGCAAGGCTTTGGGAGATTAGTGCGGACAACGCAGGATAAAGGCATCGTTATTATTTATGATACTAGAATTATTGATACTTTTTATGGAAAGCACTTCCTGTATTCTTTGCCTGGTCCCAAAATCGAAACGATGCATAGTGATCAAATGGTGCTGCGAATGCGGGAATGGCTTTCGGACGGAAATCATGCTGAACCGCTAAGCATAAAGGAAGCGTCCAGTGTAGAGGAGGATAAACGATGA
- the panD gene encoding aspartate 1-decarboxylase, with the protein MFRTMMKSKLHRATVTEANLNYVGSITIDEDLMDAANIWENEKVQIVNNNNGARFETYVITGERGSGVICLNGAAARQVQPGDQVIIISYAMMTEAEAREHKPVVTILDANNRPLQKLDKELHGVIL; encoded by the coding sequence ATGTTTAGAACGATGATGAAATCGAAGCTGCACCGGGCTACTGTAACAGAAGCGAATTTGAACTATGTAGGCAGCATTACCATTGATGAGGATTTGATGGATGCCGCTAACATATGGGAAAATGAGAAGGTTCAGATCGTAAACAATAATAATGGCGCTCGTTTTGAGACATATGTGATTACGGGTGAGCGCGGTTCGGGCGTCATTTGCTTGAATGGTGCTGCAGCAAGGCAAGTGCAGCCAGGAGATCAAGTCATTATTATTTCCTATGCCATGATGACGGAAGCAGAAGCAAGAGAGCATAAGCCAGTCGTAACCATTCTTGATGCGAACAATCGCCCGCTGCAAAAATTAGATAAAGAGCTGCACGGCGTAATTTTATAG
- the panC gene encoding pantoate--beta-alanine ligase translates to MIICRTKHELKQHLSSFRNENKGIGFVPTMGFLHEGHASLLRQAAAENNISVLSIFVNPLQFGPNEDLDRYPRDEERDLALAEACGIDLVFIPSVQEMYPERPLTSVIVNQVTDRLCGASRPGHFDGVGTVVSKLFHLVSPDRAYFGMKDAQQVAVIQQMVNDLNFSVQIVPSPIIREPDGLALSSRNVFLNAEQRVQAVVLSKSLEQASKWANEPEMTIERLETLVKEQISKAGEAEIDYVELLKYPSLQAPDANSAIATFSQPLILALAVKFGATRLIDNRIIETSEVNLHV, encoded by the coding sequence ATGATCATTTGTCGAACCAAGCATGAGCTGAAACAGCACTTGTCCAGCTTTCGCAATGAGAATAAAGGGATTGGCTTCGTTCCAACGATGGGCTTCCTGCATGAAGGCCATGCTTCCCTTCTGCGTCAAGCCGCTGCAGAAAATAATATTTCTGTGCTTAGTATTTTTGTCAATCCACTGCAATTTGGCCCTAATGAAGATTTGGATCGTTATCCACGAGACGAGGAGCGCGATTTAGCATTGGCCGAAGCTTGCGGCATCGATCTTGTTTTTATTCCATCTGTTCAAGAAATGTATCCAGAGCGGCCGCTAACATCAGTCATCGTAAATCAAGTAACAGATCGTTTATGCGGTGCTTCCAGACCTGGACATTTTGACGGGGTTGGAACGGTCGTAAGCAAGCTCTTCCATCTGGTATCACCAGATCGTGCTTATTTTGGCATGAAGGATGCTCAGCAGGTAGCTGTCATTCAGCAGATGGTCAATGATCTTAACTTTTCAGTTCAAATTGTGCCAAGTCCAATCATACGGGAGCCAGATGGACTTGCGCTAAGCTCAAGAAACGTATTTTTAAATGCAGAGCAGCGTGTACAGGCTGTTGTCTTATCGAAATCGCTGGAACAAGCATCGAAGTGGGCGAATGAACCTGAGATGACTATAGAGCGTCTCGAGACGCTGGTGAAGGAACAAATAAGCAAGGCTGGCGAAGCGGAAATCGATTATGTTGAATTGCTGAAATATCCTTCCTTGCAAGCGCCTGACGCTAATTCAGCCATAGCTACGTTCAGTCAGCCATTGATTCTTGCTTTAGCTGTGAAATTTGGCGCGACGCGCCTGATCGATAACCGAATTATTGAGACATCGGAGGTGAATTTGCATGTTTAG
- the panB gene encoding 3-methyl-2-oxobutanoate hydroxymethyltransferase, producing MRKRLTITKLKKMKQERNAISVLTAYDYPSAKLAEEAGIDVILVGDSLGNVVLGYDTTIPVTIDDIIYHTRAVARGARETFIVADMPFMTYGIGREATMRNAARIMQEGGAQALKLEGGADIAADVEALVKAGIPVMGHIGLTPQSVHQLGGYKVQGKLDAEAEKLINDAKALEQAGAFSIVLELVTEPLAAMISDALTIPLIGIGAGRGCDGQVLVYHDILQYSSPYFEKKFVKTYADIGTTIRDAIHSYVDDVKKGSFPAEEHVFAADTAAFPTLYGTAQEQENSKESKDKAPSKTEARLL from the coding sequence ATGAGGAAACGACTGACGATTACAAAATTAAAGAAGATGAAGCAGGAACGCAATGCGATTTCCGTATTGACAGCTTATGATTATCCTTCAGCTAAGCTCGCTGAGGAAGCAGGAATTGACGTTATACTTGTTGGCGATTCACTTGGGAATGTTGTGCTTGGTTATGATACAACGATACCTGTGACGATCGACGATATTATTTATCATACAAGAGCGGTTGCTAGGGGAGCGCGGGAAACCTTTATCGTTGCGGATATGCCTTTTATGACCTATGGCATTGGAAGAGAAGCAACGATGCGCAATGCAGCAAGAATTATGCAAGAAGGCGGAGCTCAGGCGCTTAAGCTTGAAGGTGGAGCAGATATTGCTGCTGATGTCGAGGCGCTGGTGAAGGCTGGAATTCCTGTAATGGGGCATATCGGTCTAACACCACAATCTGTACACCAGCTTGGAGGCTACAAAGTACAAGGCAAGCTGGACGCAGAAGCGGAAAAGCTCATTAATGATGCTAAAGCTTTAGAACAAGCAGGCGCTTTCAGTATTGTTCTAGAGCTTGTGACAGAGCCGCTTGCAGCGATGATCAGTGATGCACTCACGATTCCGTTAATTGGAATAGGCGCGGGTCGCGGCTGTGATGGCCAAGTACTCGTTTATCATGATATATTGCAATATTCATCACCGTATTTTGAGAAAAAGTTTGTGAAAACCTATGCTGATATCGGTACAACCATTAGAGATGCCATTCATTCCTATGTAGACGACGTGAAGAAGGGCTCTTTTCCAGCAGAGGAACATGTGTTTGCAGCTGATACTGCTGCTTTTCCGACGCTGTACGGCACCGCGCAAGAGCAGGAGAACAGCAAAGAATCAAAGGATAAAGCTCCAAGTAAAACGGAGGCTCGTCTCCTATGA
- a CDS encoding biotin--[acetyl-CoA-carboxylase] ligase has product MNHEPLLRLFENRTGEYVSGERISQELGVSRTAIWKQIRKLEAAGYHFEASRKLGYRLLNVPDFLDVEALASRLQENVFGHSLNYFETVESTQNLARAAAEEGAKEGTLFLAEQQVSGRGRMGRNWVSPRGKGVWMSMVLRPTVPIHFAPQLTLVTAVALCRSLKRITSLPIGIKWPNDLLIDGKKISGILLESAAEDERLRYVVAGIGISVNLDEIDFPAELLAKATSLSISGGQKWSREEVIIEFLKEWEQLYGLYQDEGFGPIVTLWEALSVSLGRLTRLITPQGDIEGIPIGLDESGAIRVKLADGSIKTVFSAEMGEPL; this is encoded by the coding sequence ATGAATCACGAGCCATTGCTTCGGTTGTTTGAGAACCGAACAGGTGAATATGTATCGGGCGAGCGAATAAGCCAGGAGCTTGGTGTAAGCCGAACTGCAATTTGGAAGCAAATTCGGAAGCTGGAAGCTGCGGGCTATCACTTTGAGGCATCAAGAAAGCTTGGCTATCGACTTTTAAACGTTCCGGATTTTCTAGATGTAGAAGCACTTGCAAGTCGTTTGCAGGAGAATGTATTCGGCCATTCGTTGAATTATTTCGAAACTGTAGAATCTACGCAAAACCTCGCGCGTGCAGCAGCCGAAGAAGGTGCCAAAGAGGGAACTCTGTTTCTTGCAGAGCAGCAGGTCAGTGGCCGTGGACGTATGGGACGAAACTGGGTTTCGCCGCGCGGCAAAGGGGTCTGGATGAGTATGGTGCTGCGTCCAACGGTACCGATTCATTTTGCGCCACAGCTTACATTAGTAACGGCGGTTGCGTTATGCAGAAGCTTAAAGCGGATAACCAGCTTGCCAATCGGCATCAAGTGGCCCAACGATTTGCTCATTGACGGGAAAAAAATAAGCGGAATTCTGCTTGAATCGGCTGCTGAAGATGAGCGGCTTCGCTATGTCGTTGCAGGCATTGGGATTAGCGTTAATTTGGATGAGATTGATTTTCCAGCAGAGCTGCTTGCGAAGGCTACGTCGCTTAGCATTAGCGGTGGGCAGAAATGGTCGCGTGAAGAAGTTATTATCGAGTTTTTGAAGGAATGGGAGCAGCTTTATGGGCTTTATCAAGACGAAGGCTTTGGTCCAATTGTAACTCTTTGGGAAGCTTTGTCTGTTTCTTTGGGCAGACTTACACGGCTAATTACGCCGCAAGGCGATATAGAGGGCATTCCAATTGGTCTCGATGAGAGTGGAGCAATTAGAGTTAAGCTTGCGGATGGCTCGATTAAGACTGTATTCTCAGCAGAAATGGGCGAACCTCTATAG
- a CDS encoding CCA tRNA nucleotidyltransferase: MRLPFPEPIIHALPIVRRLREQHFEAVFVGGAVRDTVLGLAIKDVDIATSARPEQVLELFERCIPTGLQHGTITVIYNELTYEVTTFRLESIYEDHRKPERVQYITELDSDLLRRDFTMNAMALGEDGELYDPYGGVQDLMNKKLRSVGDPNARFQEDALRMLRAVRFIGVYQLVPVHDTWRAILRHRTLLKFIALERVQVELDKMLAGTTPLRALHFVAASGLLFHLKESFDTEIELSMKKAELTTQSKKMFRRLHELKELDQRWAAIVIGLELSTTAVNQALKVLRFSNSRSKRISTIIQIHNEMVSISAGLQQHELQFVWIEKVIQYGKRYVNDWLDVIRMINEQSLSFPDELLNALEIWLEQMFVSTLKELQISGKELTSHLNRQAGPWVSERLNRLLIAVAAGELKNEEQALLAQAALWE; this comes from the coding sequence ATGCGGCTTCCATTCCCAGAACCGATCATACATGCACTTCCTATCGTAAGACGGCTTCGAGAGCAACATTTCGAAGCCGTCTTTGTTGGCGGCGCTGTGCGAGATACGGTATTAGGACTAGCTATAAAAGATGTTGACATTGCCACTTCAGCGCGTCCGGAGCAGGTACTTGAGCTATTTGAGCGCTGTATTCCGACGGGCCTTCAGCATGGCACGATTACCGTTATTTATAATGAGCTTACCTATGAAGTAACGACCTTTAGACTTGAATCTATTTATGAGGACCATCGCAAGCCAGAGCGTGTTCAGTATATTACAGAGCTGGACAGCGATCTTTTGCGACGGGATTTTACGATGAATGCGATGGCACTCGGGGAAGATGGCGAGCTTTATGATCCATATGGCGGAGTTCAGGATTTAATGAATAAGAAGCTGCGTTCTGTAGGGGACCCGAATGCCCGTTTTCAGGAGGATGCGCTTCGTATGCTGAGAGCCGTTCGTTTCATAGGCGTGTATCAGCTTGTACCTGTTCATGACACGTGGCGGGCTATACTTCGTCATCGCACTCTGTTGAAATTCATCGCTCTTGAACGGGTGCAGGTAGAGCTGGATAAAATGCTGGCTGGGACAACGCCTCTGAGGGCACTTCATTTTGTCGCTGCAAGCGGTCTTCTATTTCATTTGAAGGAATCCTTTGACACGGAAATAGAGCTTTCCATGAAGAAAGCAGAACTCACAACACAAAGTAAAAAAATGTTTAGACGGCTGCACGAGCTGAAAGAGCTTGATCAGCGCTGGGCGGCTATTGTAATAGGATTAGAGCTTTCGACGACTGCCGTTAATCAAGCATTGAAGGTGCTAAGATTCTCGAATAGCCGTAGCAAACGGATTTCAACTATTATACAGATTCATAACGAGATGGTGAGCATATCAGCGGGTTTGCAGCAACACGAACTTCAATTCGTCTGGATTGAAAAGGTGATTCAGTACGGAAAGCGGTATGTGAATGATTGGCTGGATGTCATTCGAATGATCAATGAACAGTCTCTAAGCTTCCCAGATGAGCTTCTGAACGCTTTGGAGATCTGGTTGGAGCAAATGTTCGTTTCAACATTAAAGGAGCTTCAAATAAGCGGCAAAGAGCTCACGAGTCATTTGAATCGGCAAGCAGGACCGTGGGTGAGCGAAAGATTAAATAGGCTTCTCATAGCAGTTGCAGCTGGCGAGCTGAAAAATGAAGAGCAAGCACTGCTTGCGCAAGCAGCATTGTGGGAGTAA
- the bshA gene encoding N-acetyl-alpha-D-glucosaminyl L-malate synthase BshA — MARKLKIGITCYPTLGGSGVVATELGKLLAERGHEIHFITHSIPFRLGQFNKNIFYHEVEVNDYYVFRYPPYDLALASKMAQVAKMQQLDLLHVHYAIPHAVCAYLAKQMNGNGLKTVTTLHGTDITVLAQDESLKDLIRLAIHQSDAVTAVSKDLINETRQLLDITTPIDLTYNFVDKRIYYPRDAESLRSDYAEPNEKILMHISNFRPVKRVSDVVDIFARIADKIPSKLLLVGEGPELTKIQCMIRKLGLEDRVHFLGKQDDVAQVISMADVLLLPSEKESFGLVALEAMACGVPTIGSNAGGIPELITHGETGFLSPIGDVEDMSRNVERLLLDEKLHAQFKEACIFRARNEFCNDVITTEYENIYYRVLGIEADLPIAVCSE; from the coding sequence TTGGCTAGAAAATTAAAGATTGGCATTACCTGCTACCCAACCTTGGGAGGATCAGGTGTCGTTGCTACTGAGCTAGGAAAGCTGCTAGCTGAACGCGGCCATGAAATTCATTTTATAACACACAGTATTCCATTTCGTTTAGGCCAGTTTAACAAAAATATATTTTACCATGAGGTCGAGGTTAATGATTATTACGTCTTTCGGTACCCGCCTTATGATTTAGCGTTAGCAAGCAAAATGGCTCAAGTAGCGAAGATGCAGCAGCTTGATCTTCTGCATGTGCATTATGCTATTCCGCATGCTGTATGCGCATATTTGGCAAAGCAAATGAACGGCAATGGCCTGAAAACGGTGACAACGCTTCATGGTACGGATATTACTGTTCTTGCTCAAGACGAATCCTTGAAAGATTTAATACGTTTGGCTATTCATCAAAGCGACGCTGTAACAGCAGTTTCAAAAGATTTGATTAATGAAACTAGGCAGCTGCTGGATATTACGACACCAATTGATCTAACCTACAATTTTGTAGATAAACGGATATATTATCCACGTGATGCCGAATCTCTGAGATCGGATTATGCTGAACCGAACGAGAAGATTTTAATGCATATTTCCAATTTCCGTCCTGTTAAGCGAGTTAGCGATGTCGTTGATATTTTCGCTCGAATAGCGGATAAGATTCCTTCCAAGCTGCTGCTTGTCGGCGAGGGTCCAGAGCTAACGAAAATTCAATGTATGATCCGCAAGCTAGGTCTTGAGGACCGAGTACATTTCTTAGGCAAGCAAGACGATGTGGCGCAAGTGATTTCTATGGCAGATGTGCTGCTGCTTCCGTCTGAGAAAGAGAGCTTTGGTTTAGTCGCCCTAGAAGCGATGGCCTGCGGTGTTCCTACAATCGGCTCTAATGCCGGAGGAATTCCAGAGCTCATCACGCATGGAGAAACGGGCTTCTTATCTCCAATTGGGGATGTTGAAGACATGTCAAGAAATGTTGAGCGGCTGCTGCTCGATGAGAAGCTGCATGCCCAGTTTAAAGAAGCTTGTATTTTTAGAGCGAGAAATGAATTTTGTAATGATGTCATTACAACGGAATATGAGAACATTTATTATCGTGTGCTTGGCATTGAGGCTGATTTGCCGATTGCTGTGTGTAGTGAATAA